In the genome of Anabas testudineus chromosome 4, fAnaTes1.2, whole genome shotgun sequence, one region contains:
- the lrrc7 gene encoding leucine-rich repeat-containing protein 7 isoform X4, which translates to MDNYSTLQLQCLEMTTKRKLIGRLVPCRCFRGEEEVISVLDYSHCSLQQVPKEIFSFERTLEELYLDANQIEELPKQLFNCQALKKLSMPDNDLSNLPPALASLVNLKELDISKNGIQEFPDNIKCCKGLSVVEASVNPITKLPDGFTQLLNLTQLFLNDAFLEYLPANFGRLSKLRILELRENHLKTMPKSIHRLTQLERLDLGSNEFTELPEALEQIHNLKELWLDNNSLQSIPGSIGKLRQLRYLDLAKNRIETLDMEISGCEALEDLLLSSNMLQHLPDSIGMLKKLTTLKVDDNQLTSLPNTIGSLSFLEELDCSCNELESLPPTIGYLHSLRTFAADENFLTELPREIGNCKNVTVMSLRSNKLEFLPDEIGQMTKLRVLNLSDNRLKNLPFTFTKLKDLAALWLSDNQSKALIPLQTEAHPETKQKVLTNYMFPQQPRHDEDYQSDSDSFNPTLWEEQRQQRMTVAFDFEDKKEEEDNSGKVKVEINLKRYPTPYPEDLKNMVKSVQSLVGKSVHTGHGHQHQLSTGTATSAGTNMEHTHLSKEQYEPPWPLPPKEVTDREMQDFSQSQLMDQGSMHNSGIDIPKRKDKEDLTESSEDSMGGSPNDIRISDMRPTLVEPPMYKPKVVLLGKDKKESTDEEVDKLHCMNHSGSSATYSDYSPSQGSSGSSNPPANTHSHTHSHSHTHPHAPALPVPSKDQVPQTHWTNRLAQSFPKPIDSKPLLSQRETPPSGTLQQRGDRRPLSEPFDWSEAPHYDNTCFDAEESPLDAPSSGTSQGNPPLGSKPRSQSTHGRRPLLRQERIVGVPLELDTQTLPFHSNQRSTPDNDPQSSGAPQNPWQNWTRTPSPLEDRTAFPSKLDLTPTSSPNPDRKDLDSRLEQGAGPLPGSWTYHDNQGEQNRKDQLSVSGCNKVTVVMSKSSDRLSPMMKETRSKFKKSQSIDEIDIGSYKVYSIPMDSYSSSIEQQTSLDRPELPGSMEQTSMSRSQSAPMLDDEMGFPGHGSQNQLGQNQKPAIPQKAYHFDQNYNPQVTMDRRVPPPFPNTPDYVNQSSKALEYLSQTGKTLPKELVSPRYRAYPPLEMFSFPQSPISQDGPPSQQQQPVPTQRSRPGFLRRADSLVSSTELALFRRVHEAQQEALQEAQYRQQADPPLYSRALAYSTPMDHSALTNMADSQSQMLHNKRNGRYDDDYPTYQEQKKQMIGYPTKSLTQRRPLSARSYSTETYGASQARPVSARPTMAALLEKMPPDYTLAPCPEKPPDDTIKVRPIIQQKPEDITSKMPADWRQQLLRHIEAKRLDRTPSQQGAMLDNDQEGLSGSNQWTPYSLGRRDVPPDNLMKKSAHSHNPSHQSHNTMIVTSSSSSSATTPHRVVGQQGYDGMMNKGGQYQPGMPLSVVPSGGQYQGNMSQGLPTPGQAYPGSGLPMALSPSGNQPQYNPHTSHSSHQPSLPATNPQYHGNQGMVHSNQVVMTTHTNPRPQSARCLLQTKGQKSTDGFQEQLCVRIEKNPGLGFSISGGISGQGNPFKPSDMGIFVTRVQHDGPAASALQPGDKILQANGHSFLHMEHETAVSLLKSFQRTVDLVVLRDSSTR; encoded by the exons tGCAGTGTCTGGAAATGACCACTAAGCGGAAGTTGATAGGCCGGCTGGTGCCGTGCCGTTGTTTCCGTGGTGAAGAGGAAGTGATATCAGTGTTGGACTACTCCCACTGCAGTCTGCAGCAGGTCCCCAAGGAAATCTTCAGCTTCGAGAGAACTCTGGAGGAGCTCTACCTAGATGCCAACCAGATTGAGGAACTACCCAAG CAACTCTTCAATTGCCAGGCTTTGAAGAAGCTGAGCATGCCCGATAACGACCTATCCAACCTGCCCCCTGCCCTCGCCAGCCTGGTTAACCTCAAGGAGCTGGACATCAGTAAAAACG GTATTCAGGAGTTTCCAGACAACATAAAATGCTGTAAAGGCCTGTCTGTGGTGGAAGCCAGTGTCAACCCTATCACCAA ACTCCCAGATGGTTTTACACAGCTCCTGAATCTCACCCAGCTCTTCTTAAACGATGCCTTCCTGGAGTATCTGCCGGCTAACTTTGGCAG ACTCTCCAAACTACGGATCCTGGAGCTGAGAGAAAACCACCTGAAAACCATGCCAAA GTCCATCCACAGACTGACACAGCTGGAGAGGTTGGATTTAGGTAGCAATGAATTCACTGAACTG CCAGAGGCGTTGGAACAAATCCACAACTTAAAGGAGCTGTGGCTGGATAACAACTCTCTGCAGTCAATACCAGGG TCGATAGGGAAGCTTCGTCAGTTGCGGTACTTGGACTTAGCTAAGAATCGCATTGAGACGTTGGACATGGAAATCTCCGGCTGTGAGGCCTTAGAAGACCTGCTGCTATCCTCCAACATGCTGCAGCACCTCCCTGACTCTATAg GAATGTTGAAGAAGCTGACAACACTGAAGGTGGATGACAACCAGCTGACCTCACTGCCTAACACCATCGGGAG TCTGTCTTTtttggaggagttggactgtaGTTGTAATGAGTTGGAGTCATTGCCTCCCACCATCGGCTATCTGCACAGCCTGAGGACCTTTGCTGCTGACGAGAACTTCCTCACAGAGCTGCCCCGCGAG atcGGTAACTGTAAGAACGTCACGGTAATGTCACTGCGGTCCAACAAACTGGAGTTTCTTCCTGACGAGATCGGACAGATGACCAAACTGCGAGTCCTTAACCTCAGCGATAACAG gttaAAGAATCTACCGTTTACCTTCACCAAGCTGAAGGACCTGGCAGCTTTGTGGCTTTCTGACAATCAG TCCAAGGCTCTGATTCCACTGCAGACTGAAGCCCACCCAGAAACCAAACAGAAAGTTTTGACCAACTACATGTTTCCTCAGCAACCGCGACATGATGAGG ATTACCAATCGGACAGCGACAGCTTTAATCCTACTCTGTGGGAGgagcagagacagcagaggaTGACTGTGGCCTTTGACTTTGAGGacaagaaagaagaggaggataaCTCTGGGAAGGTCAAG GTGGAAATTAATCTAAAACGATACCCAACACCTTACCCTGAAGACCTGAAGAACATGGTCAAGTCAGTGCAAAGCCTTGTGGGTAAAAGCGTGCACACCGGACATGGGCACCAGCACCAGCTGAGCACAGGCACCGCCACCTCGGCAGGAACCAACAtggaacacacacacctcagcaaAGAACAGTACGAACCACCATGGCCGCTGCCTCCAAAAGAG gtgacagacagagagatgcagGACTTCTCTCAGAGTCAGCTAATGGATCAGGGATCAATGCACAACTCTGGCATCGACATTCCCAAGAGGAAGGACAAAGAGGATCTGACAGAGAGCTCTGAG GACTCAATGGGCGGCTCCCCCAATGACATCCGTATTTCTGACATGAGGCCCACCCTGGTGGAGCCACCGATGTACAAACCAAAGGTGGTGCTGCTGGGCAAGGACAAGAAAG AGTCCACAGACGAGGAGGTGGATAAGCTCCACTGTATGAACCACAGCGGCTCCTCGGCCACCTACTCTGACTACTCCCCATCACAGGGCTCCTCGGGCTCCTCAAATCCACCcgccaacacacactcacacacacactctcactctcacacacacccacatgctcCTGCTCTGCCGGTTCCCAGCAAGGACCAGGTCCCTCAGACACATTGGACCAacag ACTGGCCCAGTCATTCCCCAAACCCATTGACTCCAAGCCCCTGCTATCTCAGAGAGAAACCCCTCCATCAGGAACTCTACAGCAGCGTGGAGATCGACGCCCACTGAGCGAGCCTTTTGATTGGTCTGAGGCACCTCACTATGACAACACGTGTTTTGATGCCGAGGAGTCTCCTCTGGATGCTCCATCATCTGGTACAAGTCAAGGAAATCCTCCGCTGGGGTCCAAACCTCGCAGCCAGTCGACACATGGGCGCCGCCCACTCCTCAGGCAAGAGCGAATCGTAGGAGTTCCTCTTGAACTGGACACCCAGACGCTCCCCTTCCACAGCAATCAACGCTCCACCCCAGACAACGACCCACAGTCCTCTGGAGCACCACAAAATCCTTGGCAGAATTGGACCAGGACTCCTAGCCCACTAGAGGACAGAACTGCTTTTCCCTCCAAGCTGGACCTCACACCCACCTCCAGCCCCAACCCTGACCGCAAAGACTTGGACTCGAG GCTGGAACAGGGAGCTGGACCTTTGCCCGGCAGCTGGACGTACCACGACAATCAGGGGGAACAGAACAGGAAGGATCAGCTCAGTGTGAGTGGGTGTAACAAGGTGACAGTGGTGATGAGTAAAAGTTCAGACCGTCTGTCCCCGATGATGAAGGAGACACGGTCCAAGTTTAAGAAGTCGCAGAGCATTGATGAGATTGACATTGGCTCCTACAAGGTCTACAG TATTCCTATGGACAGCTACAGTTCATCCATTGAGCAACAGACCAGTTTGGACCGCCCAGAGCTGCCTGGTTCTATGGAGCAGACCAGCATGTCTCGGTCACAGTCTGCCCCCATGTTAGATGATGAGATGGGCTTTCCAGGACATGGCAGCCAGAACCAGCTAGGACAGAACCAAAAACCTGCTATCCCACAGAAAGCCTACCACTTTGACCAGAACTACAATCCCCAG GTGACCATGGATCGTCGGGTCCCCCCACCCTTCCCCAACACACCAGATTATGTCAACCAGTCATCAAAGGCCTTGGAGTACCTCAGTCAAACAGGAAAGACATTACCCAAGGAGTTGGTGAGCCCTCGGTATCGTGCGTATCCACCATTAGAGATGTTTTCCTTCCCCCAGTCGCCAATTAGTCAGGATGGTCCTCCAAGCCAGCAACAGCAGCCAGTTCCAACACAGAGGTCCAGGCCAGGGTTTTTGAGAAGAGCAGATTCACTGGTGAGCTCCACGGAGTTGGCTTTGTTCCGTAGAGTCCATGAAGCCCAGCAGGAGGCGCTGCAGGAAGCCCAGTATAGACAGCAG GCGGACCCCCCTCTTTATAGCCGGGCTCTTGCCTACTCCACCCCCATGGACCACTCTGCTCTTACCAACATGGCTGACAGCCAGAGCCAGATGCTGCACAACAAGAGAAATGGTCGTTATGATGATGACTACCCCACCTACCAGGAGCAGAAGAAACAAATGATTGGTTACCCAACCAAGAGCCTGACTCAGCGTCGACCCCTGTCTGCCAGGAGCTACAGCACTGAGACCTATGGAGCATCCCAG GCCCGACCAGTGTCAGCTCGTCCCACTATGGCTGCCCTTCTGGAGAAGATGCCGCCGGACTACACCTTGGCACCCTGCCCTGAGAAGCCACCTGACGACACCATCAAAGTAAGACCCATCATACAACAGAAACCTGAAGACATCACCTCCAAGATGCCTGCCGATTGGAGGCAACAACTACTCAGGCACATAGAGGCCAAACGATTGGACAGG ACCCCCTCTCAGCAGGGTGCCATGCTGGATAATGACCAGGAGGGGTTATCAGGAAGTAACCAGTGGACTCCCTACTCACTTGGCCGGAGGGACGTCCCACCTGATAACCTTATGAAGAAG AGTGCCCACTCCCACAACCCTTCGCATCAATCACACAACACCATGATCGTCActtcgtcttcctcctcctctgcaaCTACGCCTCATCGTGTGGTTGGGCAGCAGGGCTACGATGGGATGATGAACAAAGGGGGTCAGTACCAACCAGGAATGCCTCTGTCAGTGGTTCCTTCTGGAGGGCAATACCAAGGCAACATGTCTCAAG GCCTTCCCACTCCTGGTCAAGCTTATCCTGGTTCCGGCCTGCCCATGGCCCTGTCCCCATCTGGGAACCAGCCCCAGTACAACCCCCATACCTCCCACAGTTCCCATCAGCCCTCTCTTCCTGCCACCAACCCCCAGTACCATGGCAACCAGGGTATGGTCCATAGCAACCAGGTTGTCATGACCACCCACACCAACCCACGGCCTCAGAGCGCCCGCTGCCTGTTGCAGACTAAAGGCCAGAAGAGCACGGATGGTTTCCAGGAACAg ttgtGTGTGAGAATAGAGAAGAACCCTGGTCTTGGTTTCAGTATCTCTGGTGGCATCAGTGGCCAGGGG
- the lrrc7 gene encoding leucine-rich repeat-containing protein 7 isoform X5 — MDNYSTLQLQCLEMTTKRKLIGRLVPCRCFRGEEEVISVLDYSHCSLQQVPKEIFSFERTLEELYLDANQIEELPKQLFNCQALKKLSMPDNDLSNLPPALASLVNLKELDISKNGIQEFPDNIKCCKGLSVVEASVNPITKLPDGFTQLLNLTQLFLNDAFLEYLPANFGRLSKLRILELRENHLKTMPKSIHRLTQLERLDLGSNEFTELPEALEQIHNLKELWLDNNSLQSIPGSIGKLRQLRYLDLAKNRIETLDMEISGCEALEDLLLSSNMLQHLPDSIGMLKKLTTLKVDDNQLTSLPNTIGSLSFLEELDCSCNELESLPPTIGYLHSLRTFAADENFLTELPREIGNCKNVTVMSLRSNKLEFLPDEIGQMTKLRVLNLSDNRLKNLPFTFTKLKDLAALWLSDNQSKALIPLQTEAHPETKQKVLTNYMFPQQPRHDEDYQSDSDSFNPTLWEEQRQQRMTVAFDFEDKKEEEDNSGKVKVEINLKRYPTPYPEDLKNMVKSVQSLVGKSVHTGHGHQHQLSTGTATSAGTNMEHTHLSKEQYEPPWPLPPKEVTDREMQDFSQSQLMDQGSMHNSGIDIPKRKDKEDLTESSEDSMGGSPNDIRISDMRPTLVEPPMYKPKVVLLGKDKKESTDEEVDKLHCMNHSGSSATYSDYSPSQGSSGSSNPPANTHSHTHSHSHTHPHAPALPVPSKDQVPQTHWTNRLAQSFPKPIDSKPLLSQRETPPSGTLQQRGDRRPLSEPFDWSEAPHYDNTCFDAEESPLDAPSSGTSQGNPPLGSKPRSQSTHGRRPLLRQERIVGVPLELDTQTLPFHSNQRSTPDNDPQSSGAPQNPWQNWTRTPSPLEDRTAFPSKLDLTPTSSPNPDRKDLDSRLEQGAGPLPGSWTYHDNQGEQNRKDQLSVSGCNKVTVVMSKSSDRLSPMMKETRSKFKKSQSIDEIDIGSYKVYSIPMDSYSSSIEQQTSLDRPELPGSMEQTSMSRSQSAPMLDDEMGFPGHGSQNQLGQNQKPAIPQKAYHFDQNYNPQVTMDRRVPPPFPNTPDYVNQSSKALEYLSQTGKTLPKELVSPRYRAYPPLEMFSFPQSPISQDGPPSQQQQPVPTQRSRPGFLRRADSLVSSTELALFRRVHEAQQEALQEAQYRQQADPPLYSRALAYSTPMDHSALTNMADSQSQMLHNKRNGRYDDDYPTYQEQKKQMIGYPTKSLTQRRPLSARSYSTETYGASQARPVSARPTMAALLEKMPPDYTLAPCPEKPPDDTIKVRPIIQQKPEDITSKMPADWRQQLLRHIEAKRLDRSGVLKHNTLTLGMLCQGGGHGQGRSSTLNFNLYNNTKHEPPAGRWLPLPPPSSANATPSQQGAMLDNDQEGLSGSNQWTPYSLGRRDVPPDNLMKKSAHSHNPSHQSHNTMIVTSSSSSSATTPHRVVGQQGYDGMMNKGGQYQPGMPLSVVPSGGQYQGNMSQGLPTPGQAYPGSGLPMALSPSGNQPQYNPHTSHSSHQPSLPATNPQYHGNQGMVHSNQVVMTTHTNPRPQSARCLLQTKGQKSTDGFQEQLCVRIEKNPGLGFSISGGISGQGNPFKPSDMGTA, encoded by the exons tGCAGTGTCTGGAAATGACCACTAAGCGGAAGTTGATAGGCCGGCTGGTGCCGTGCCGTTGTTTCCGTGGTGAAGAGGAAGTGATATCAGTGTTGGACTACTCCCACTGCAGTCTGCAGCAGGTCCCCAAGGAAATCTTCAGCTTCGAGAGAACTCTGGAGGAGCTCTACCTAGATGCCAACCAGATTGAGGAACTACCCAAG CAACTCTTCAATTGCCAGGCTTTGAAGAAGCTGAGCATGCCCGATAACGACCTATCCAACCTGCCCCCTGCCCTCGCCAGCCTGGTTAACCTCAAGGAGCTGGACATCAGTAAAAACG GTATTCAGGAGTTTCCAGACAACATAAAATGCTGTAAAGGCCTGTCTGTGGTGGAAGCCAGTGTCAACCCTATCACCAA ACTCCCAGATGGTTTTACACAGCTCCTGAATCTCACCCAGCTCTTCTTAAACGATGCCTTCCTGGAGTATCTGCCGGCTAACTTTGGCAG ACTCTCCAAACTACGGATCCTGGAGCTGAGAGAAAACCACCTGAAAACCATGCCAAA GTCCATCCACAGACTGACACAGCTGGAGAGGTTGGATTTAGGTAGCAATGAATTCACTGAACTG CCAGAGGCGTTGGAACAAATCCACAACTTAAAGGAGCTGTGGCTGGATAACAACTCTCTGCAGTCAATACCAGGG TCGATAGGGAAGCTTCGTCAGTTGCGGTACTTGGACTTAGCTAAGAATCGCATTGAGACGTTGGACATGGAAATCTCCGGCTGTGAGGCCTTAGAAGACCTGCTGCTATCCTCCAACATGCTGCAGCACCTCCCTGACTCTATAg GAATGTTGAAGAAGCTGACAACACTGAAGGTGGATGACAACCAGCTGACCTCACTGCCTAACACCATCGGGAG TCTGTCTTTtttggaggagttggactgtaGTTGTAATGAGTTGGAGTCATTGCCTCCCACCATCGGCTATCTGCACAGCCTGAGGACCTTTGCTGCTGACGAGAACTTCCTCACAGAGCTGCCCCGCGAG atcGGTAACTGTAAGAACGTCACGGTAATGTCACTGCGGTCCAACAAACTGGAGTTTCTTCCTGACGAGATCGGACAGATGACCAAACTGCGAGTCCTTAACCTCAGCGATAACAG gttaAAGAATCTACCGTTTACCTTCACCAAGCTGAAGGACCTGGCAGCTTTGTGGCTTTCTGACAATCAG TCCAAGGCTCTGATTCCACTGCAGACTGAAGCCCACCCAGAAACCAAACAGAAAGTTTTGACCAACTACATGTTTCCTCAGCAACCGCGACATGATGAGG ATTACCAATCGGACAGCGACAGCTTTAATCCTACTCTGTGGGAGgagcagagacagcagaggaTGACTGTGGCCTTTGACTTTGAGGacaagaaagaagaggaggataaCTCTGGGAAGGTCAAG GTGGAAATTAATCTAAAACGATACCCAACACCTTACCCTGAAGACCTGAAGAACATGGTCAAGTCAGTGCAAAGCCTTGTGGGTAAAAGCGTGCACACCGGACATGGGCACCAGCACCAGCTGAGCACAGGCACCGCCACCTCGGCAGGAACCAACAtggaacacacacacctcagcaaAGAACAGTACGAACCACCATGGCCGCTGCCTCCAAAAGAG gtgacagacagagagatgcagGACTTCTCTCAGAGTCAGCTAATGGATCAGGGATCAATGCACAACTCTGGCATCGACATTCCCAAGAGGAAGGACAAAGAGGATCTGACAGAGAGCTCTGAG GACTCAATGGGCGGCTCCCCCAATGACATCCGTATTTCTGACATGAGGCCCACCCTGGTGGAGCCACCGATGTACAAACCAAAGGTGGTGCTGCTGGGCAAGGACAAGAAAG AGTCCACAGACGAGGAGGTGGATAAGCTCCACTGTATGAACCACAGCGGCTCCTCGGCCACCTACTCTGACTACTCCCCATCACAGGGCTCCTCGGGCTCCTCAAATCCACCcgccaacacacactcacacacacactctcactctcacacacacccacatgctcCTGCTCTGCCGGTTCCCAGCAAGGACCAGGTCCCTCAGACACATTGGACCAacag ACTGGCCCAGTCATTCCCCAAACCCATTGACTCCAAGCCCCTGCTATCTCAGAGAGAAACCCCTCCATCAGGAACTCTACAGCAGCGTGGAGATCGACGCCCACTGAGCGAGCCTTTTGATTGGTCTGAGGCACCTCACTATGACAACACGTGTTTTGATGCCGAGGAGTCTCCTCTGGATGCTCCATCATCTGGTACAAGTCAAGGAAATCCTCCGCTGGGGTCCAAACCTCGCAGCCAGTCGACACATGGGCGCCGCCCACTCCTCAGGCAAGAGCGAATCGTAGGAGTTCCTCTTGAACTGGACACCCAGACGCTCCCCTTCCACAGCAATCAACGCTCCACCCCAGACAACGACCCACAGTCCTCTGGAGCACCACAAAATCCTTGGCAGAATTGGACCAGGACTCCTAGCCCACTAGAGGACAGAACTGCTTTTCCCTCCAAGCTGGACCTCACACCCACCTCCAGCCCCAACCCTGACCGCAAAGACTTGGACTCGAG GCTGGAACAGGGAGCTGGACCTTTGCCCGGCAGCTGGACGTACCACGACAATCAGGGGGAACAGAACAGGAAGGATCAGCTCAGTGTGAGTGGGTGTAACAAGGTGACAGTGGTGATGAGTAAAAGTTCAGACCGTCTGTCCCCGATGATGAAGGAGACACGGTCCAAGTTTAAGAAGTCGCAGAGCATTGATGAGATTGACATTGGCTCCTACAAGGTCTACAG TATTCCTATGGACAGCTACAGTTCATCCATTGAGCAACAGACCAGTTTGGACCGCCCAGAGCTGCCTGGTTCTATGGAGCAGACCAGCATGTCTCGGTCACAGTCTGCCCCCATGTTAGATGATGAGATGGGCTTTCCAGGACATGGCAGCCAGAACCAGCTAGGACAGAACCAAAAACCTGCTATCCCACAGAAAGCCTACCACTTTGACCAGAACTACAATCCCCAG GTGACCATGGATCGTCGGGTCCCCCCACCCTTCCCCAACACACCAGATTATGTCAACCAGTCATCAAAGGCCTTGGAGTACCTCAGTCAAACAGGAAAGACATTACCCAAGGAGTTGGTGAGCCCTCGGTATCGTGCGTATCCACCATTAGAGATGTTTTCCTTCCCCCAGTCGCCAATTAGTCAGGATGGTCCTCCAAGCCAGCAACAGCAGCCAGTTCCAACACAGAGGTCCAGGCCAGGGTTTTTGAGAAGAGCAGATTCACTGGTGAGCTCCACGGAGTTGGCTTTGTTCCGTAGAGTCCATGAAGCCCAGCAGGAGGCGCTGCAGGAAGCCCAGTATAGACAGCAG GCGGACCCCCCTCTTTATAGCCGGGCTCTTGCCTACTCCACCCCCATGGACCACTCTGCTCTTACCAACATGGCTGACAGCCAGAGCCAGATGCTGCACAACAAGAGAAATGGTCGTTATGATGATGACTACCCCACCTACCAGGAGCAGAAGAAACAAATGATTGGTTACCCAACCAAGAGCCTGACTCAGCGTCGACCCCTGTCTGCCAGGAGCTACAGCACTGAGACCTATGGAGCATCCCAG GCCCGACCAGTGTCAGCTCGTCCCACTATGGCTGCCCTTCTGGAGAAGATGCCGCCGGACTACACCTTGGCACCCTGCCCTGAGAAGCCACCTGACGACACCATCAAAGTAAGACCCATCATACAACAGAAACCTGAAGACATCACCTCCAAGATGCCTGCCGATTGGAGGCAACAACTACTCAGGCACATAGAGGCCAAACGATTGGACAGG AGTGGTGTCCTAAAGCACAACACGCTCACGCTGGGCATGCTCTGTCAGGGCGGGGGTCACGGCCAGGGGCGCAGCAGCACTTTGAACTTTAACCTTTACAATAACACTAAGCATGAGCCCCCTGCTGGCCGCTGGCTGCCACTACCTCCTCCTTCGTCTGCTAACGCT ACCCCCTCTCAGCAGGGTGCCATGCTGGATAATGACCAGGAGGGGTTATCAGGAAGTAACCAGTGGACTCCCTACTCACTTGGCCGGAGGGACGTCCCACCTGATAACCTTATGAAGAAG AGTGCCCACTCCCACAACCCTTCGCATCAATCACACAACACCATGATCGTCActtcgtcttcctcctcctctgcaaCTACGCCTCATCGTGTGGTTGGGCAGCAGGGCTACGATGGGATGATGAACAAAGGGGGTCAGTACCAACCAGGAATGCCTCTGTCAGTGGTTCCTTCTGGAGGGCAATACCAAGGCAACATGTCTCAAG GCCTTCCCACTCCTGGTCAAGCTTATCCTGGTTCCGGCCTGCCCATGGCCCTGTCCCCATCTGGGAACCAGCCCCAGTACAACCCCCATACCTCCCACAGTTCCCATCAGCCCTCTCTTCCTGCCACCAACCCCCAGTACCATGGCAACCAGGGTATGGTCCATAGCAACCAGGTTGTCATGACCACCCACACCAACCCACGGCCTCAGAGCGCCCGCTGCCTGTTGCAGACTAAAGGCCAGAAGAGCACGGATGGTTTCCAGGAACAg ttgtGTGTGAGAATAGAGAAGAACCCTGGTCTTGGTTTCAGTATCTCTGGTGGCATCAGTGGCCAGGGG